Proteins from one Haliaeetus albicilla chromosome 4, bHalAlb1.1, whole genome shotgun sequence genomic window:
- the CTLA4 gene encoding cytotoxic T-lymphocyte protein 4: protein MLSVLVTMGFLCTATAIAEVMEVTQPAMVLANRQGVASLVCKYKHIGNAKEIRVTLLKQTGDRFTEICASTYTMEFKMFSVEEVIQCHVSPGRNNVTLTLTGLQANDTGLYVCKMERMYPPPYFMNKGNGTHLYVIDPEPCPDTAIYLWVLGATASGFFLYSIIISAILVHKAVKRRRCLTTGVYVKMPSEKLEKKVIPFHITVN, encoded by the exons ATGCTCTCAGTATTGGTCACCATGGGCTTTCTCTGCACAGCCACTGCCATTGCTGAAG TAATGGAAGTGACTCAGCCAGCAATGGTGCTGGCCAACAGGCAAGGAGTCGCCAGCTTGGTGTGTAAATACAAGCACATTGGGAATGCAAAGGAAATTCGAGTGACTCTGCTTAAACAGACAGGTGACCGGTTCACTGAAATTTGTGCTTCAACCTACACAATGGAGTTTAAAATGTTCAGTGTGGAAGAGGTCATTCAGTGCCATGTTAGCCCTGGCCGCAACAATGTGACCCTCACCCTCACTGGCCTGCAAGCTAATGATACTGGTCTTTACGTCTGCAAGATGGAGCGGATGTACCCTCCACCCTATTTTATGAACAAGGGAAATGGGACTCATCTCTATGTCATTG ATCCAGAACCTTGTCCAGACACTGCCATATATCTCTGGGTATTAGGAGCTACTGCCTCaggattttttctttacagtatcATCATCTCAGCCATTCTTGTGCACAAAGCG GTAAAGAGAAGACGATGTCTCACTACTGGGGTCTATGTGAAAATGCCTTCTGAAAAGCTAGAGAAAAAAGTGATTCCATTCCACATCACTGTTAACTGA